In Bacteroidota bacterium, a single window of DNA contains:
- a CDS encoding biopolymer transporter Tol has protein sequence MRRDLLRLLLAALVAASMLSIPLSAQDDYFNHTELNWYTIETPHFFVHFHNGEERSARVVAKVAEDIYGPVTSLYHHEPDQKVSIILKDYDDYSNGESYFYDNKIELWAPPLDFDLRGTHNWFRNVVAHEFTHIVQIQTSMKFGRHVPGIYFQWLGYEAERRQDVLYGYPNVIVSYPVSGFIVPSWFAEGVAQYNRPELSYDYWDSHRDMILRMYALDGNMLTWSEMSVFGKTSLGNESSYNAGFSLVKYISETYGPDAIARIAKNLSNLTTMTIDGAIERAIGKSGQELYNEWQRHVVSDYKQRSEPILRNRVEGETIGAVGFGNFYPAFSPDGRKIAYTSNKTADYFGLSSIYVYDLDTKQETEIDEKVLSSVSWSPDGKKIYYSRITRHNPHWSAVGDLYVYDLDGKKETRLTHALRALNPSLSPDGKTIVFVTEGDATLNLALVDSDGKNFRLLTNFKNGEQVFTPKWSPDGTAVVCGYAFREAQDVVRITVADGSLEKILTGSEDQRNPAYSPDGTKLYFASDKTGIFNIYALDLQTKSVEQISNVLGGAFMPSVNKEGDVAFASYTSGGFKLNLLRPSSPQNFASNNYVTPAADLPIPPVPAAADSGGYWSGLRAYDDTQLPQTASRPYKNIFTSLSIVPFLRIDEYSTANKGIDYIKPGFYFTSSDVVDKLDIFGGAAANRLLERDLFFIFDYRDRIPGLYQLGLSPSVSLELYNITREAKSVPGVFGLDTVNFNPSYGLLEFDINFRQNLFSEADVVTLGYSNSRYNQDIASTFSPTLNADIPGSTDYYFKGNDISLTWEFKGVDRSRDQEINPVGRKIFLRADYELDHFNYNNEYANTETGLSPVLSPFNFPKAEVKYSEYIQLPGGKHTLTLSLHGATIFGPQVPDFFDFYAGGLVGMKGYPFYALGGNRIATANATYRFPLWDNIDFRFLPLYFDKLYASVHYDYGNAWNGDADLASFKHDAGFELRLESYSFYAYPTRIFFNGSYGFNSFSIIGTDGNPVQYGKEWRFYFGVLFDFDLD, from the coding sequence TTGCGACGAGACCTGCTGCGCCTCCTCCTCGCTGCCCTTGTCGCCGCTTCAATGCTTTCGATACCGCTCTCGGCTCAAGACGATTATTTCAATCACACAGAATTAAATTGGTACACGATCGAAACGCCCCATTTTTTTGTCCACTTTCACAACGGTGAGGAACGGAGCGCGCGGGTCGTCGCAAAGGTTGCGGAAGACATCTACGGACCGGTCACCAGCCTCTATCATCACGAACCGGACCAAAAGGTCAGCATCATTTTGAAAGACTACGACGATTATTCGAACGGCGAGTCGTATTTTTACGACAATAAGATCGAGCTTTGGGCGCCGCCGCTTGACTTCGATCTGCGGGGAACCCACAATTGGTTCCGCAACGTCGTCGCGCACGAGTTTACGCATATCGTCCAGATCCAGACGTCGATGAAGTTCGGGAGGCACGTTCCGGGAATCTATTTTCAGTGGCTCGGCTATGAAGCGGAGCGGCGGCAGGACGTTCTTTACGGATATCCGAACGTCATCGTCTCGTATCCTGTATCCGGCTTTATCGTTCCGAGCTGGTTTGCCGAAGGGGTGGCGCAATACAACCGTCCGGAATTGAGCTACGATTACTGGGATTCGCACCGCGACATGATCCTTCGCATGTACGCGCTGGACGGCAATATGCTCACATGGAGCGAGATGAGCGTGTTCGGAAAGACAAGTCTCGGCAACGAATCGTCCTACAATGCCGGCTTTTCGCTCGTAAAATATATATCGGAAACATACGGTCCCGATGCGATAGCGAGGATCGCCAAGAATCTTTCCAACCTTACGACAATGACGATCGACGGCGCCATCGAACGGGCGATCGGAAAAAGCGGCCAGGAACTTTACAACGAATGGCAGCGGCACGTCGTCTCCGACTATAAACAGCGGTCGGAACCGATCCTCCGCAACAGGGTGGAAGGGGAGACGATCGGCGCTGTCGGATTCGGGAATTTCTATCCGGCTTTTTCTCCCGACGGAAGAAAGATCGCGTACACGTCCAATAAGACCGCCGATTATTTCGGGCTTTCTTCTATTTATGTCTACGACCTTGACACAAAACAGGAAACAGAGATCGACGAAAAAGTTCTCTCCTCCGTCTCCTGGTCTCCCGACGGGAAAAAAATCTACTACTCAAGGATCACACGGCACAATCCCCATTGGTCGGCAGTCGGCGATCTGTACGTTTACGACCTTGACGGGAAAAAAGAGACCAGACTCACTCATGCGCTGCGCGCGTTGAATCCTTCTCTTTCACCGGACGGGAAAACGATCGTGTTTGTCACGGAAGGAGACGCCACGCTTAATCTCGCCCTCGTCGACAGCGACGGAAAGAATTTCCGGCTGTTGACGAATTTTAAGAACGGCGAGCAGGTGTTCACGCCGAAGTGGTCTCCCGACGGGACTGCCGTGGTGTGCGGGTATGCTTTCCGCGAGGCGCAGGATGTCGTCCGTATTACTGTCGCCGACGGTTCACTCGAAAAGATCCTGACCGGCAGCGAAGATCAAAGAAATCCGGCGTATTCGCCCGACGGGACGAAATTGTATTTTGCTTCGGACAAAACCGGTATCTTCAACATCTACGCCCTCGACCTGCAAACAAAATCGGTCGAACAGATCTCCAACGTCCTCGGCGGCGCATTCATGCCGTCGGTGAACAAGGAAGGGGATGTTGCCTTTGCTTCGTACACTTCTGGAGGGTTCAAGCTGAATCTCCTGCGGCCATCCTCGCCGCAGAACTTCGCCTCCAATAATTACGTCACCCCGGCAGCCGATCTTCCCATTCCGCCGGTACCGGCCGCCGCAGACAGCGGGGGATACTGGAGCGGTCTCCGCGCATACGACGATACCCAGCTTCCGCAGACCGCGTCGAGGCCGTACAAAAATATTTTTACAAGCTTGTCGATCGTCCCGTTTCTGCGGATCGATGAATACAGTACGGCGAACAAAGGGATCGATTACATCAAGCCGGGCTTCTACTTTACCTCGTCGGACGTTGTCGACAAGCTCGACATTTTCGGCGGAGCCGCCGCCAATCGCCTGCTTGAGCGCGATCTGTTCTTCATCTTTGACTACAGGGACAGAATTCCGGGGCTGTATCAGCTGGGACTTTCTCCGTCGGTCTCGCTCGAGCTCTACAATATCACACGAGAGGCCAAATCCGTTCCTGGAGTTTTCGGGCTTGATACGGTAAACTTCAACCCGAGCTACGGCCTGCTGGAATTCGATATCAATTTCAGGCAAAATCTCTTTTCCGAAGCGGACGTCGTAACGCTGGGATACTCTAACTCCCGGTACAACCAGGATATCGCCTCGACATTTTCACCCACCCTCAATGCCGACATTCCAGGTTCGACCGATTATTATTTTAAGGGGAACGACATTTCGCTGACGTGGGAATTCAAGGGGGTTGACCGCTCACGCGACCAGGAGATCAATCCGGTCGGACGGAAGATCTTCCTTCGCGCCGATTACGAACTGGACCATTTCAACTACAACAACGAATATGCGAATACCGAGACAGGTCTTTCCCCGGTACTTTCGCCGTTCAATTTTCCTAAAGCTGAAGTGAAATACAGCGAATACATTCAGCTGCCGGGGGGAAAGCACACGCTGACGCTCTCGCTTCATGGCGCAACGATCTTCGGCCCCCAGGTTCCCGACTTTTTCGATTTCTATGCAGGAGGATTGGTCGGTATGAAAGGGTATCCGTTCTACGCGCTCGGCGGCAACAGGATCGCGACGGCAAACGCGACGTACCGTTTTCCGTTGTGGGACAACATCGACTTCCGGTTTCTTCCGCTGTATTTTGACAAGCTTTACGCTTCGGTGCATTACGATTACGGCAATGCGTGGAACGGCGATGCCGACCTTGCTTCGTTCAAGCACGATGCCGGGTTTGAACTGAGGCTGGAATCGTATTCATTCTACGCTTACCCGACGCGGATATTTTTTAACGGATCGTACGGGTTCAATTCGTTCTCCATCATTGGCACCGACGGAAACCCGGTCCAGTACGGGAAAGAATGGCGGTTCTATTTCGGCGTTCTCTTTGACTTCGACCTTGATTGA
- a CDS encoding T9SS type A sorting domain-containing protein, with protein sequence MAKFCLTLVLVVTALFESVAAPRHAVQKITHPLRADGGVVPQGRVAALRSFPDTLRILAIMVQFQQDSDTLTTGNGRFDLTAAPQRIIDAPPRDSSYFADHLLFAKNYFPKASNGRQNVSTTVLGTVLTLSKQMKQYAPLASGGSGADLPMGEMIQEAWALADSANPAFPFEEYDLFVIFHAGAGHDVDLQSSIGYDPTPYDLPSLYFSLSGLQNLFGASFAGVPLKNHPAFFITNSIVLPETENRVLPASTGGNFLYQLSINGLIVANIASYLGLPDLFDTQTGGTAIGRFGLMDGQAIFSFSGLFPPEPCAWEKIFLGWTSPITVPAGSSALRAPAGGLYQAAEDTIYKVPISAQEYFLVENRDRDAHKNGETLTIRWNGQQFTKTYLQDDDDFNAFNVDSIYGTVVDVDELDWSLPGAVGYLGGILIWHIDETVIDANLATNTINANPTHRGVNLEEADGSQDIGQSYGLLDPGSGTEDGSPIDYWFKGNSSPVYTNQFGEATHPNSLSNSGARSHVTLNNFSDNGPVMTFQSNVGDAGVSLQKIIKRKNINAGQNDAPFFADIDGSGSNELIYTSGDSVYVLKSDLTPYLNNLTGLYFPSGGKFQPALSRSSSVISSIRGLAVSSDSLFAVVGSLHPSTDSIAAILESFSANSLISAPVSVSSSNDVHFYAGDRSGQFYDFSALGGLVEHRVGFSPVASLSIAPGQAWTISLGDSLIDESASSPVRGKNVVALGSCKLNSASAGVSTVAVFDDNTFSVFDASTLTASGPYHVGGNVTGSFAIADVNGDGQEDLLIGADNGLYVYNWNGVLLDNFPLKVLDGGKVSGSPIVAGLAGSSSVGIIFGSSNGQIYGYDGSGKALNGFPLQAGGIVSSLASSGSMLAAASADSSVYVWRVNGVFDSTKVLWKGFLADEHHSNYAQTNASLVSRSAELLPASLAYNWPNPVYDKTTNIRYYLSKPAVVGIKIYNMAGELVDQFSGPGAGNVDNEIQWNVSKVQSGVYFAQIRANASGEQKSVVIKIAVVK encoded by the coding sequence ATGGCGAAGTTCTGTCTCACCCTTGTCCTCGTAGTCACCGCTCTGTTTGAAAGTGTTGCTGCGCCCCGTCACGCCGTGCAGAAGATCACGCATCCGCTTCGCGCGGACGGAGGCGTTGTTCCCCAAGGGCGCGTTGCCGCTTTGAGATCTTTTCCCGATACGCTGAGAATTCTTGCCATCATGGTGCAGTTTCAGCAGGACAGCGATACGCTCACGACCGGGAACGGCCGGTTTGACCTCACGGCTGCGCCGCAGCGCATCATCGACGCCCCTCCGCGCGATTCATCGTATTTTGCGGACCACCTCCTCTTTGCGAAGAATTATTTTCCAAAAGCATCGAACGGCAGACAGAATGTCTCTACTACGGTCCTCGGAACGGTGCTGACCCTTTCGAAGCAGATGAAACAGTATGCCCCTCTGGCTTCGGGGGGATCGGGCGCAGATCTCCCCATGGGGGAGATGATCCAGGAGGCATGGGCCCTCGCCGATTCGGCGAACCCGGCGTTCCCGTTCGAAGAGTACGATCTGTTCGTGATCTTTCATGCCGGCGCCGGGCACGATGTCGATCTCCAATCGTCCATCGGTTATGACCCGACACCGTACGACCTTCCGTCGTTGTACTTCAGCCTCAGCGGACTGCAAAATCTCTTCGGCGCTTCTTTTGCGGGAGTGCCCTTGAAGAATCATCCCGCGTTTTTTATCACCAACTCGATCGTTCTTCCGGAGACGGAGAATAGAGTTCTGCCCGCTTCGACCGGCGGAAATTTCTTATACCAGCTCAGCATCAACGGATTGATCGTCGCAAATATTGCCAGCTACCTCGGGTTGCCCGACCTTTTCGATACGCAAACCGGCGGAACGGCGATCGGCCGTTTCGGCCTGATGGACGGTCAGGCGATTTTCAGTTTCTCGGGATTGTTCCCTCCCGAACCGTGCGCATGGGAGAAGATCTTTTTGGGATGGACCTCGCCGATCACGGTTCCCGCCGGGAGTTCGGCGCTTCGGGCTCCGGCAGGAGGACTATATCAGGCAGCCGAGGATACCATCTACAAGGTTCCGATCAGCGCTCAGGAATACTTTCTCGTCGAGAACCGGGACCGCGATGCGCATAAGAACGGGGAGACGCTGACGATCCGGTGGAACGGACAACAGTTCACGAAGACGTATTTGCAGGACGACGACGATTTCAACGCCTTCAACGTCGATTCTATTTACGGGACCGTGGTGGATGTCGATGAACTCGATTGGAGTCTTCCCGGGGCGGTCGGCTATCTCGGCGGAATCCTCATCTGGCACATCGACGAGACGGTCATCGACGCGAACCTTGCGACGAATACGATCAATGCCAACCCAACGCACCGGGGGGTCAATCTCGAAGAAGCGGACGGCTCGCAGGACATCGGCCAGTCATACGGGCTGCTGGACCCGGGAAGCGGCACCGAGGACGGCTCACCGATCGACTATTGGTTCAAAGGAAACAGCTCGCCGGTCTATACGAATCAATTCGGTGAAGCGACCCATCCGAATTCCCTCAGCAATTCGGGGGCGCGTTCTCACGTCACCCTGAATAATTTCAGCGACAACGGTCCGGTGATGACGTTCCAGTCGAATGTCGGAGACGCCGGAGTCTCGCTCCAGAAAATCATCAAGCGAAAGAATATCAACGCAGGTCAAAATGATGCTCCTTTTTTTGCCGACATCGATGGGAGCGGCTCTAACGAGTTGATCTATACCTCCGGCGATTCGGTTTATGTGCTCAAGAGCGATCTGACGCCGTACTTGAACAATCTTACAGGGCTTTATTTTCCGTCCGGCGGAAAATTTCAGCCTGCGCTCTCCCGAAGTTCTTCCGTGATCTCTTCGATCAGGGGGCTTGCGGTGAGCAGCGATAGCCTGTTCGCCGTTGTGGGAAGTCTCCATCCGAGTACGGACAGCATCGCCGCGATCTTGGAAAGCTTCTCGGCAAACAGTTTGATCTCGGCGCCGGTCAGCGTATCGTCGTCGAACGATGTCCACTTTTACGCGGGAGACCGAAGCGGGCAGTTTTATGATTTTTCGGCATTGGGCGGATTGGTCGAGCATCGCGTTGGATTCTCCCCGGTGGCATCCTTGTCGATCGCCCCGGGCCAGGCCTGGACGATCTCGTTGGGGGATTCGTTAATTGACGAGAGCGCCTCATCCCCCGTCCGCGGAAAAAATGTCGTCGCGCTCGGAAGCTGCAAATTGAACTCCGCATCTGCTGGCGTCTCAACCGTTGCCGTGTTTGATGACAACACATTTTCCGTCTTCGACGCTTCGACGCTGACGGCCTCCGGACCGTATCACGTCGGCGGGAATGTGACCGGCTCGTTTGCGATCGCCGACGTTAACGGCGATGGACAGGAAGACCTCCTGATCGGAGCCGACAACGGATTGTACGTCTACAATTGGAACGGCGTTCTTCTCGACAATTTTCCGCTGAAGGTGCTGGACGGTGGAAAAGTTTCAGGAAGTCCGATCGTTGCCGGTTTAGCCGGAAGCAGTTCTGTCGGAATTATTTTCGGAAGCTCGAACGGACAAATTTATGGATACGACGGGAGCGGAAAAGCCCTCAACGGATTTCCGCTGCAGGCCGGCGGGATCGTTTCCTCTCTCGCATCGTCCGGCAGCATGCTTGCCGCGGCCTCGGCCGATTCTTCCGTGTATGTATGGCGGGTTAACGGTGTTTTCGATTCCACGAAAGTCTTGTGGAAAGGATTCCTCGCCGACGAGCATCACTCGAACTATGCTCAAACCAATGCATCGCTTGTTTCACGGTCGGCTGAACTTCTTCCGGCGTCGCTGGCATACAATTGGCCCAATCCGGTCTACGACAAGACGACCAACATCCGCTATTACCTGAGCAAGCCCGCGGTCGTGGGAATAAAGATTTACAACATGGCCGGCGAGCTGGTGGACCAATTCTCCGGACCCGGCGCCGGCAACGTCGACAACGAGATTCAATGGAATGTGTCGAAGGTGCAGAGCGGAGTGTACTTTGCGCAGATCCGCGCGAATGCTTCGGGAGAACAAAAAAGCGTCGTCATTAAAATCGCCGTTGTGAAGTGA
- a CDS encoding PorV/PorQ family protein: protein MKTLVFVLAGIAIAAAGSDIARAQGGTSAVPFLLISPNSRASGMGEAGAGLADDAGSVYWNPAGLGFLTGSEVSITHANWLPQFHLADLFYDYLNFRQDVPEWGGTVAASVTYLNLGTFTVTSEGGPTPIGQFKAFEVAGTVGYGTLLTDNWGIGLNLRFINSSLSPIGAGSESGNGVAYDMSFDIATLYKPQTLVIPFTNIDLGSVFSVGANLSNLGPKVTYIDAAQADPLPTTLRLGFGITPIKDEFNSFEIAIDFSRLLVQRNGIYSDPLPKSLITSWTVPGLSGVLRSTQTSAGFEYWYNKLIALRMGYFYEDPAYGNRKFMTFGAGIRYDIYGFDFSYDSASDADSPLSDTLRFTLLIIWGAGD from the coding sequence ATGAAAACATTGGTGTTTGTATTGGCGGGAATTGCAATAGCTGCCGCGGGATCAGATATTGCGCGCGCTCAGGGGGGAACATCAGCAGTTCCGTTTCTTCTGATCTCTCCTAATTCCCGCGCGAGCGGGATGGGGGAAGCAGGTGCTGGGTTGGCGGACGATGCCGGCTCGGTGTACTGGAATCCGGCCGGGCTAGGGTTCCTTACCGGGAGCGAAGTCAGCATCACGCATGCGAACTGGCTTCCGCAATTCCATCTGGCCGACCTGTTCTACGACTATCTGAATTTCAGGCAGGACGTTCCGGAGTGGGGAGGGACGGTTGCAGCCAGCGTCACGTACTTGAATTTGGGAACATTCACGGTGACGAGCGAAGGAGGACCGACGCCTATCGGACAATTTAAGGCGTTTGAAGTTGCCGGAACGGTCGGATACGGTACCCTGCTTACCGACAATTGGGGGATCGGCCTGAACCTGAGGTTCATTAACAGCAGCCTCTCTCCGATCGGAGCAGGGTCCGAATCGGGGAACGGTGTTGCGTACGATATGAGCTTTGACATTGCAACGCTCTACAAGCCGCAGACGCTCGTCATTCCGTTCACGAACATCGACCTCGGCAGTGTCTTCAGCGTTGGAGCCAATCTCTCGAACCTCGGTCCGAAGGTGACCTACATCGACGCCGCCCAGGCCGACCCGCTGCCGACAACGCTCCGCCTCGGCTTCGGCATCACTCCGATCAAGGATGAGTTCAACAGCTTTGAGATCGCGATTGACTTCAGCAGGCTTCTTGTCCAACGGAACGGCATCTATTCGGACCCTCTTCCGAAATCCCTCATCACATCGTGGACGGTTCCCGGGTTGAGCGGCGTACTGCGCTCGACGCAAACCTCCGCCGGTTTTGAATACTGGTACAATAAACTCATCGCCCTGCGCATGGGGTACTTTTATGAGGATCCGGCTTACGGCAACAGAAAATTCATGACCTTCGGCGCCGGCATCCGCTACGACATCTACGGATTCGATTTCAGCTACGATTCCGCGTCCGATGCCGACAGCCCGCTCTCCGATACCTTGCGGTTTACTCTGCTCATTATTTGGGGGGCCGGGGATTAG